The sequence TGTTcctcaaaatattattatgtgCACATAGCTTtgaaaaaaacatgaaaatgagTGTCTATAATGAGAGGAAAAGATGAAGATttccaaaattgattttatcCACAAGTGGATGGTTTAGTTGGTAAGGACTAACACTTCATAATTAAGAGGCTTGGgcctaccaaaaaaacaaaagttaaTTGTTATCAGACTAATCAAATTGCATCAGCAAAATATGGATGAGACCAATCCATACTGAGCCCGGATTGAAATATCTCAGCCCGACCTCAAGATAAATTGGGCCGGATAGGATTTCTCTCCATAGACCCCATTGACCAGAGAGTGATCATAGGATTGGGAATGACCCCAGATACACAAGGAGCCGGATCCGGCTGGACCGTGTTTTTTCTGTGGCACCCCTACCACATGAGGAAGGCCGGCTggcgggttgaaatcgtctgcaattccgatctcgtacaattccgtgaaataccaccttcagaggGTGACACGTATATTGATACCAATTCAAtagtccagatctggtacaactaataaaaccttaagtcatttaaatcagatatggaccattgcattggtattaatacacgtgtcaccccctgaaggtggtgtTTCACCGAATTGTACGACATCGGAATTGCGGACGATTTTTTTCTCCGGCTTCATCTACAACCTCTTTAGAGTGACGCTCAGTTGTTCagagaaaaaatggaaagactcaACTACCCTGCACGCGAGTAGTGGCTGTGGTGCTTCCATCCTCAGCCAGTCAGCCCCAACTAGTCGCCGATCGAGTTCCAGATgagaaacgagagagagagagagagagagtagagagcacaaaagcaaaaaaattgaaaatgttcCCAATTTCCAGAGGCTCTTCTCAGAATTCAACACTGCTAGAATCTGCAAAAGCACATtccagttcttcttcttctttttcttcccctccAGTCTCCCAAATCCAACTTCTCTCTTCAACAAAAACCCCCGCCCCAATTTCAGCAGAAACCCATTTGATTTCCGCCACAAACAACAAAGACAATACCTTACCCACCATGTCAGAAATAATGGATTCATCAAGAGCCCAAAACCTCAATATTCAACTCCAAACCTTGGGACCCTTTTTCAGGATCACAGCTACCAGTTTGGAGACCAAGAGAGAGCTTGGAAGGGCAGAAGGGCTTGTGAGGTTTTGGTTGAAAGGGAAGATTCTTCACTTGGACTCCATTAGATTATGCAAAGAGACCCTAAGCATGGAGAGGTCAATCTTTGGTATCGGTTTGTTTCTTGGAGCCGTGGCTATTCGGTATGGGTATGATTGTGGTTGCAGAGTTGCAGAGCTTCTCGCCATTAATGACTCGGACCTTTACCATACCAAGGTGCGTGATTTCTTTCCACTTGGTAgtcctttggtttttcaatggTGCGTACTGCCACATGGCTAATTCCATTTAGGTTGAAATTTGTCATCAAAGTTGTAAGCTCTTTCGACTTGCCAAGTGGCAGAACTAGTTCCCCATTTGAGGGGATTTCATCCTAAACTTCTGTGTAGGGAGTCCAATTCCAAATGTCCTCCCAAGTTTATGACAACTCGAAAAGGGGTTAAAAAAGAGATCTCTCTCTGCTCTTtgctgttcttttcttttcttccctccGTTGTTCTAGTTCAACTTTTGAGAAGGTCCTTCATGACTTCTAATACAATGTTGAAACTTCAAGCTTGTTAGGTTTTACACAAGAATTGGGTTCAAGGCCGTGCATGAAGTGACTGGTTCATCTGTTGGAGATCTTGCTCACATGCTAGTCTGGGGAGGCAAAGGGACCCGAATGGATGCTGACATCAAAGAACTTATGATAAAATGGTGCCTGAGGTTTAAAGCTCACAGTTAAACTTATAAAGCAATCTGGACGAAAGAGGTTTACAGCTCCCAAAGATTACAGTTCCCTAGCCAAGAGAGCTAAGACTCTGCTACCCATTTACTTTAAGGAGCAACTCATACTAAAAGCCCTGCAACTGAGAGTACATGTCTGTTGCTCATGCTCACTAAGGCTCAATTTTTTTGGTCATGAAATGCCTGGAAGTAAAAGATTGCAGACGAAAATTTTGTAATCCATGTGCTTTTCTTCATTGTCAGTGTGTATATAGATTatgtcttttccttttattcctGATGAAACAGagtcaagaataaaaaattgcCTGCCTTTACCTTACTATTTCCATTGTACATTGAAAGAAATTGAAGCCTAAGTTTGATATGTTATTGCCTGATATTTTCGTAAACCAGTCATTCTGGCTGCCGCAAGTTTGGGTTAGATTTCATCTTTGTATATCAAGTTATCTTCATCTAAACTGGTTGGCACTGCCTCCATTTCCTGAGATTCAATCTGTTGTGCCATGGTGAGGTGATAGCCCACCATGTTTTTGACTGTTGAATTCACATTGTTGGTCCTCAAACGATCTACTTTTCAACAATTTGTTAAAGCTCTATTCCACATACAATGAAGTGATGAATTCTATGGATTGAAACTAACCAAATGACTAGAATATGATGTACTGACATGGGTACATGTCGATATTTTGTAGGTGCCATTTAAGCTGCCATAATGCAGATTTTACTGCTGTCATGGATACACTGTTAGCCCTTACCCAATATAAGAGATGCTGTCTGAGGCTATATATATGTAAAATCTTCTGAATGATCTGAAGGCATTAGCTTCCTTATGTAGAGATGGTGTctaaatttatatatatgtagTATAATTACATTTTTCTCTTGCTCTTATGAAGATGTTATTATGTATTGGAATAAAATCTCAGTTAATTTCTACACAAGAAAAGCTACAGAATCTGTGACAgaaggaggttttttttttttttttttttggggggggggagtggggtggtggtggtggagttTATAGTTGATGCAAAGCTGTACATTCAATGCAAAAATCTCATTGTAAGTATAACCAATACAAAAGATTTTCTGATTCATCAAAAACAGAAACTTTCTTTGTTCTCTTCAAATACATTTAGTTGATCTTTACATAAATCCATATATGGATATcattattccaaaaaaatatttaatatgatAAGTACAAACACATAActggatatatatataaataaagtaTGACATTATAAAAATGGATGaatttttccatctcttcttcctagTTGGAGAATTTGTTCACTACTAAAAAGTTAAAATCCTCTTGAGCATTGGTTGTCATTAATTTGCAACATCATAGCTCTCAGCTTCCAAGTCACTGCAACCACCTTCTGCATGAATGTCTTCCTCTGACATCTCAGCTTCAAGTTTGGTCTAAGATAATTCTTCCATCTCAGCCTACAGTTCTTCCCTCTCATCAAACCTGAATGCCCACCAGGAAAGTATAAGAGAGAGGAAGTTAAAAAGATAATTATGAGTACAATACAGATGCAGAACTTCATATTGAATTGATGAGAATTATAAAGTGTGAGACAGATAGATAGATCACCCACCTTTATCTCTTGGATACAGTTGCCCACTTCCCCTCCCCATGaggcactctctctctctctctctctctctctctctctctctctctctctctctctctctctctctcaattttgcCTTACCGTCTTAAAAATCAAAACCCCTTCCATTAATAAAAACCAATGACAGACCAAGAGGAACACCAAACCATCAACCCAAAATAGAAacatcttaatttttttctagATAGAACAAAACTTGATAGACAGAATCAGAACTCCTGGAACCACCAGAACCATGATCCGCATTCCAAGCTCCTCGACCACAGCCAGAACCACTCGAACACCCCTTCCATTAATAAAAACCAATGACAGACCAAGAGGAACACCAAACCATtaatcaaaaatagaaacatCTTAATGTTTTCTAGATAGAACAAAACTTGATAGACAGAATCAGAACTCCTGGAACCACCAGGACCATGATCGGCATTCCAAGCTCCTCGACCACAGCCAGAACCACTCAaaccaccacctccaccccaTGTCTCTGTACCACTCCCCTCTGCCAAACGGCCCAAACCCACCCAAGCTGAAGCTGGCCTGATGGGTTCTGCAAACGGCccaaaccatatatatatatggtaaaagccaggagactcgaacttgagacctcctggtgagcatggattttttgcataccacaactcaccaactgcaATAGGCAGTTGTTATTTGATTGACCCTTATATGAATTGGATCCTCGTCTGAAACCTTGATCCTGGTCGGAATTGTTTGCAAAAGAGAAGATGATTTTTATCCGAACAAAAAGTctaagtttttctttttgaggGTGGATCTTGTTGGtcttaaaagtaaaaaatgattctaatcAGATGATCATGAAATGCGGGTGGGTCTTATTTTCACCTCTCTTATCGATAAATTGCTAGTAATGTGGCTTTACGATAATGGTTTTATGTCAATGAGTGTGAAcaccatttttctctttctggATTGAAGTAAAGTGATGATCTGGGCTTTAAGTTAAAGGGGGCTTGAAAGAGGATGTACTTGAGCTTGGAAGTGGGGAGGACTTGAGAAAGAGTTCTCACACCATTTGGTGTACCTTTAGTTTTTGGGAACGGTTGGAAATTTTTCTAATATTCCTGCTCTCTTGTTTTGTGGGTTAAAAAATTCAAGTTTCTGGATGGGTTTTTCTTTCCTCAAAATTGGAAGTAAGTGACAAATTCAGCTTTGGTTTTAGTTGTTTCATGGTTTTAAGGTTGATGATCATGATGCAACCTTACTTGAAAGGTTTAAATTGATAATTGAAATGCTTATTTGAAATAGTCGACCTTGgcacaatggtaaggttgctcaaGGTTGGAGTGAAGAAATAGTTTTTCCATGAAACTGGGGCTGATAAGGTTGTGTAcgttatgaccctccccaaatcCCATAGCGATGGAAGCCTCATTCACTAGATAAACACAGAGAAGCATGAAAAAAAGAGCATGCaatcttttctttattaaaagagcaacccagtgcgaGGATCCCACCACTAAAGATTTGGGAGGAGCAAATGTACATAGCTTTACCCCGTGCTTATCAGGAGAGGCTCTTTCCAAGTTTCGAAgttgtgaccaacatgttgcaataatgCAACACTCTCTCTATTGTTAATGAAAATTACTCTCATCTCTCTTTAGACGTAGACACTCTGTTGAACCATGTAAATATTTGCATTATGATTGTGCCACTACATCCGATTTCACCCTAAAAGTTCAAtatttttctacaaaggtgtgaCAACAAGATGCTGCCAACCCCATCATCTTCTAACATGGGTTTTTCCTCTTTTCAAGTCACAATTCAAATCAGAATCAACATGGCATGTCTTAATTTCAAGTCCATTCTCTAAGAAAACATGAGCTGCTGGACTATTGGCTGGGTATCAAAAAATGAATGTATTTCTTACCTTTTATGTGGCATCTCATCCGTCATTCATTGCTTATatctatttcattttatttttattttcccaaaTTTTAGGTACTTACTActttactttttcaaaaacaagGGATTGACTGGTTAATCCACTGCGTAATTCAGTTTAAGAACTATTATCTAAATGTTGggtcaaaattttcttttttaaaattttttatgagGGGTCAAGGTTAAAATTGTTGATTCAactcaattggatttttcacAGTAGTCATGCAATTTGcttgatttatgtttatgaaAGTCATACTTGTTATATAATGGTTCAAATAACAAACCACTTATACCTAGTTGATTAGGTCTAATAATTTGCATaaattatcaaataaaaaaaaaagaataaataattttttttttttaaaagaaaacatgtctcgtttttaatagaaaatgtATCTTGTCATACAGATTTATTGGGATTTTGCAGTCTATTGGCAAAACATCGACCAACTAAGTAAGCAGTTGTCTTCTTTTATCACTAGCTAAATAAAGGCCTAAACTAACCCAAGagggtagtgcagttggtgagcaacgaacttggtacgagccgtaaattGGGATgtcctgagttcgactcccactaggcacactttGGGCCACTCAGATGCCGTcgttaacaaaaaataataataataaaggcctaggggtgtttagtactcttcactgttttcaggtCTGGATACCGTCgttaacaaaataataataataataaaggccTAAATCGCCAAAGACTTTAACAAGGGGCCTCACTCGAGTAAGCAATGATCAATAAAAccataattaaaattttaatttaatgatGAAACTACAAATACAGGGGAGCTTAAGAAAGGATTtggttatatttattatttattcgaAAGtactttatttaaaaaaaaaaaaaaactcttgccTTTTcttgaatcaattttttttaagaaggcagagttttttttttttggatgagttAGAAGGTAGAGGTTTATATGGTTAATCCGATTATATTCGAGTTAGAGTTTATAGGCAAGCTCTCTTGCCGCGATTTGGGTACTTTTGAGAGAAATCTCCATTGTAATATAATCATGGTAAATCATATTATTCTTCTCCCAAGAACGTAGCATGCCACATCAATGcatgaaccttgttaaatctatGTATTGTATGAATCTATATTCGTCGTTCTTTCGTATTTATCGATGTTTGCTCTAACATTGACATTGAGTCTAAAGTGCAAATTCAAAAAACAGCCAATCGATCCTCCCATCTGTTTCATTGAGATAAGAATTTATAGGGAATAAGGGTACCTCATAGCTCATACCAAAGAATTCCACAATTGGAAGTAGGGAGTAATATATATGTTGATAGATAAGACATAAGCAGCAAGAGGGAGGTGAGGTAGGTCACGGGCGTTACAAGCTACTGGACCACATTCCCTTTGAAAAGTCAGTGTCGGATCACTATTCATTAGATTCTTTATGCATACTTGTTTGGCTTGATTGGGATTCATCTCATTACCTTTCTAATCTGCCTAGTTAACTCAACTAGAAAGGGAAAAggcttagagagagagagagagatgaaaaggGTTCATCTTTTGGAAGGATTCATCGTCAGCCATAGATGCAAACAATCTTACTTTTTTGTGGTAGGATGGTCATAATTTTTGTTCCCCTTTTGGGGATGGGGGTGGTAATAAAATCAATTCGAAATTAAATCGAGTTGTTTATATTTCAATCGTGAATTTTGAGTTAAAAAAGTGAGATCATTTAGTAAAGGGTTCTTTTGATTTAAACTATTTAAATCGATTAAATtttgattaatgtattaaatgAGGATGAGGTTTCCTAAAAGTAGCATGACCCCACACTAGCATGAGGAAAGAGTACACATGAAAGCATCAATAATggtggattttttattttttatgggggTGCATGGGGGttcattttgttctttcttGTATTTAGGACTTTGGATGTAAAGGCCACATTGCCTTATaaacttctttttctcattaaataaataacatcaTCGAGGTCTCATCCTTCACATAGATGAAATTATTTATGCATTTATAAAGGTAATCatacaaaattcaaaaagaTAAAAGGTATCTTAAATTATTAATAGGGATCAAGTTCTCTGTCCAACTATAAAGCATATAATAGTGCCTCTTTATgtatatgaaaaatgaaaaaattgttTATGTGGGGAGAGTGTGGACACTGTACCCAGACATATGGGACAGCGACATTATAGTCCCCCCCGCCCCATGAAATGCAAATTGATTTCCCCGTTGAAGTTTCCTTGTGCAGCCCCATTGGTCCTCGTACATGTGCAAGGGCCATACTCCCTCAAAAGAAACACTTCGACCATAGAAAATAATATAatgggtgatttacatcaacctctcCTGTCGTTTGTCGAAATTATATAGTCCATCCTAAAAAtcgaaaaattatatttaaacaCACCCAAACTAACACTGTGGGAGaattgttagtttttttttttaatgaaaaagacGATTTTACCCTCTGGTGTACAAGCGGTGGTTGATCCTCCACCGCAACGGCAGATCTTCCCTCTCTCTTCGCTTCCCCTCTATGAACCCTTCTCCTCTCtgtcttctcctctttcttatGCTGCTACCGTCATCTTTCTTCCCTCACTGTCGGCTTTGTTCCTCCTGACAATCGCGTTCACTGTAGCAGCAAGAAGAACCAGAACGAGCTATAAAACTGGTTCAGATCTGGTCCATCTACTTTTCATACGTTTTAACCAATAGGGTCTCATACGCTTTGATCTCATTAGGGTCTTTAGAATCAGCAGAGAAGGTGGGTCAGATGTAAGGTGTGTCAATTTCCCTTTTGCATTGATGCATACTTTGACTGCCTGAGCCCATAACAGGTAGTTACCAACTCCATTGAGTTTTATAGGGGTGATCTGGACATTAATGGTGTCCAAAGAAAAAGAGTCAGCCATCATATACAATAGACAGTACGAAAATAGCCAGGTACAACATCTCTGAGCAGCAATTAAAACTGTATGAACAATCCACAAGAAAACCAGCAGTAACAACACTAATCAATCTTGATAGTTAAGAAGAGAGAACCCAAATTTAGGAGAAATTGAGTAATCAGCAATGGCTAAAGTCAGATGACCTCCAAAATTAGATCAAATGATCCACGAGATCTCAATTGAACACACGAACCAGAAAATACATGTGGCAGATAGAACTTGAAAACTGAATAATAATCTGATCAATTAACTCAGATAAATTTGATATGCAATCACATACAGAAGCAGGAAATCTGATAACCCATTTTTCCATCTCCTCCAATGCTGCTAAGGGTTGTgaagaaacccatttttctcAGTTATCGAAACACCTCCTCCTTGCAGCTGCTTACAATTGCCACCATCTACGCCATATCCGATTCTTGGAAGGCCTCATCTCCCTTTCTttactctctttcttcctcttgcaAGCACCTCTCCTCCCTCAGTCTCTCCTCTTTCTACCGGAAGGGGGCTCAACCGGCTTAAATGAAGACTCACCGGCCGCCCTGCATATGGATCGGAAACGGAGACGGCAAAGAAGGGTGCAGAGCGCAGGGGGTCAATCCGTGGTGTTTGTGGTCTCTGCAGGTAAACATAGCGACACCTGGTCGTGGTCGTCCGGCCAACACTTCTGAAACTGGTTtttgatagaagaagaagaagggggtaAAATCGTCTTTTCAATTTAGTGGTGTTAATTTGGGTgaatttaaatataatttttttatttttaagaagatTATATAATTTCGACAAATGACAGGGGAAGTTGATGTAAAAAATCCTAATataattcatccaaagttaaaaataaaaaaataaaaaatggtctTAGTTAGGTAAAATGGCAATGTATTTGCATGGATTGATGTATGGATGAATTTCTCTATAAAATTTGGCACAAATATAATGCCAAATACACTTCTACCTATTCATTAGTTAAAAGTTGCCAAatcaccttttattttttatttttctgtgtgTCATTGATTTGGTGATTCTTGAAAGAAAGTCTTGCCTAATAACGGcctaaacctttttttttttttttttttaagtgaagaCACTTATCTTAATAGAAATTGTGAGGAAAATTACCTAACTATCTcattattttagaaatttataggactttcactttttattttgaaaagagaATGAATATTTCCTTAATAATATTTGAGTCGAGTTTCATTCACCAAAGGGTGATAAGAAAGTCTCTTTATCCATGGATTTTGATCTCTAACAtcaaattatgaaaaaatatttcagaCCTTCAACTTTAAAATGCATGTAACCATAGCTATAGGGATTCTCTTTTCACCAAAAGtatggtttgaattttgaactttAAAAACCAGTTTGAACCATGTGAAAGTGAAAAACAGCAATGGCTAGATAATAAGACAATAAGAAAAACGAAAgacgagaggagagaaaaaagatacgcaataacaaaatataaataaaaagggtCAAAGGCTATATGAATAATATTAGCCACATCAAAGGGGCTCTCATTGTCCATTCTCCTTTGTTTGTTTCTAATCTAATATTAAACATTGAACCCACTCAATGCTGTTTCAGATAAATTAATGGCAATTCCTGTCCCAACCAACCAGACTTACCCTTCTCACAActagtttggtttaggtttggttTAATCGACTTCCTTCAAGGATTAGGTATgaacatttttatattttgtcaATCAATTATAAATCTATAATCGAGAAATATAAGGTTTGGAATCGATGAATCAATCCTAATCAGGCAACCATTAATCTACAACCAAACATCGAGAATAATCGAATAATAATCGAGCTAGGTCCAACGTCAAACCATTTACTAATCCAATTTCAATTTAACCCGGTTTGTTTCTATCGGATCTATCAATGTGGGCCAGCTTTTTGATGCCCATAATTGTAGCTAACTGAATAGTGCAAAGAGGAAATATTAAGTCCTCCATGTGAAATATGGACGTATCCAAGAAATGTCCATTTTCAGCCTGACCCCAGAAGGCTTGATGGGGGCTCATCACAAAACATCTTTATCATCAATGAGTTGGCTTTctatccaaaaaacaaaaaaaaaaaaatctatgagtTGGCCTTGGGGATGCTATAGTATGGTTCACAGTGAGGCGGCCCACATATCATGACCAATGATCAAATGGTAACTGACTACCCACCATCTGATGGGAACTCAAATCTTAAAAGGATTCATTTTAGCCGtgtgaattgtatttttagAGCTACTTAGATGATATGGTCCTCACCTTAGCtgatattttctcatatttttattaagaataaaaaattatttatcaaaaaaaaaaaaaaaaaaattcttcatggTCATCCATTCCTACCATATATGATGGTGGACCTTCAAGCAATTACATGGTAATATTGCTCTTTTGTAACCTAGTAATCGTGGGTTCGAGTTGAAAAACAGTTTCTTGTGAAGcaagggtaaggctgtgtatatTATGACTCCTCTGTAGACTCCACAATCCACAATGGAGGAATCCTCATGCACTAGATGTGCCCTCTTGATCGggtcatttttcaaaatttataggaCAATGAACTAAACTTATTACCTCTATTTTAAGCAAAGTTATTGTATCAATATATATGGGTCAATACAAGTAAAACAAGTTTGATATGCCTTATTTAAACCTTGCAAAATAAAAACCATGAGTAAGATACAAAATTGAGAGTAACCTAAGGCTTAGAaatcttatttttctctttgatatgGGTTGGAAGAAACCATTTAACATACAAAACGATGttaattttcatcattttcaataaaatttaggGATTTACACAGTTAAGATCATGTATCAAAACAAATTTGcacaaaaaattaatgaaattgtagatttcttttttaattattattattttattggaaaataattttaaagaacACAATATTCCAAGTCAAGAAAAGACTACTTTTTATttgaccaccccaccccctaAAACAGGGGTTTGACTGTTAATCATTTAATCCCAACTTGATCTTTGTCTTGTTATTTCAAGTAGAAAAATCTACACTCTCACCCCAAGCAAGGTCCAAAACTGGTTGAACCGGTTCAATGATTTGGGTGGGAATCTAAACCGTTAGATTGAACTGACCGACCTGTTTGTCTTTTCAAAACGGAAGAAAGAACCAACGGTTAAAATGGGTAGGAACTCTAGGATAATCACCAGCTCTTCCAGTCCTCATTTCCGGCTTTCTTcgtctcttcctctttctttagCTGTTTCTTTGTTCTGTTTTGATTCGAGAGAATGTCTGTACActacctcttcttcaattccttttcTTTGCTCGAAACCCAAATACAACTCACCAAATGGCTTCTTTGAAAGAACTAATAGCCGAAGAAGGAACCAGACATGCGGAATATCATAGGAATCGAAGAAGGGTGAAGTCCAGAGATCGAATTTCGTCTTCCGATTCGATAGTATTGCCTATTTACATCTGCCATGG is a genomic window of Macadamia integrifolia cultivar HAES 741 chromosome 13, SCU_Mint_v3, whole genome shotgun sequence containing:
- the LOC122059317 gene encoding uncharacterized protein LOC122059317 isoform X1 — protein: MFPISRGSSQNSTLLESAKAHSSSSSSFSSPPVSQIQLLSSTKTPAPISAETHLISATNNKDNTLPTMSEIMDSSRAQNLNIQLQTLGPFFRITATSLETKRELGRAEGLVRFWLKGKILHLDSIRLCKETLSMERSIFGIGLFLGAVAIRYGYDCGCRVAELLAINDSDLYHTKLVRFYTRIGFKAVHEVTGSSVGDLAHMLVWGGKGTRMDADIKELMIKWCLRFKAHS
- the LOC122059317 gene encoding uncharacterized protein LOC122059317 isoform X2; protein product: MFPISRGSSQNSTLLESAKAHSSSSSSFSSPPVSQIQLLSSTKTPAPISAETHLISATNNKDNTLPTMSEIMDSSRAQNLNIQLQTLGPFFRITATSLETKRELGRAEGLVRFWLKGKILHLDSIRLCKETLSMERSIFGIGLFLGAVAIRYGYDCGCRVAELLAINDSDLYHTKVLHKNWVQGRA